In the Novosphingobium sp. 9 genome, one interval contains:
- a CDS encoding OmpP1/FadL family transporter translates to MTTKSTRLILAGATSLMALTSAGAAHAQAFYLQEQSVRGQGRAFSGEAADTGIDSIWWNPASIAEIQGGEASVHASAVLPRGKVVDNGTVVVRPGTTGEAVGGNPVAKNPINNGVLPSGAIAWGTGKLAFGVSVTSPYSFTTDYASDSWSRYSADKTKLRTIDIQPTVAFAPTPGLRIGVGLNVEHVDATLSNYLPNLSSALPDGHQSLEGKGWDVGWSAGVQYQTGPLQIGLAYKSSIEHTLKGSVTIDGLLGPLAAQNGTINAKAKFSTPWQAVGSIRYRATEALTLNAQVVRYGWSKFDTIDLGAPLNTSIPEDYRNSWSYAGGIDYRVNPKWTLRAGVQYASTPTRNTERDARVPDSDRWNFSAGTSYQMSKSIAIDAAASYIAFKDAPINRTTAAYAGTVVQTPILVDGELQDASAWVLSLGARVAF, encoded by the coding sequence ATGACGACGAAATCGACGCGGCTGATTCTGGCAGGCGCCACATCGCTGATGGCGCTGACCAGCGCAGGCGCCGCCCACGCGCAGGCATTCTATCTGCAGGAACAGTCGGTACGCGGACAGGGCCGCGCCTTCTCGGGCGAAGCTGCCGATACCGGCATCGATTCGATCTGGTGGAACCCGGCCTCGATCGCCGAAATCCAGGGCGGCGAGGCGTCGGTCCACGCCAGCGCCGTGCTGCCGCGCGGCAAGGTGGTGGACAACGGCACGGTTGTCGTGCGCCCCGGCACCACCGGTGAAGCGGTCGGCGGCAATCCTGTCGCGAAGAACCCGATCAACAACGGCGTCCTGCCCTCGGGCGCCATCGCCTGGGGCACGGGCAAGCTGGCCTTCGGTGTCTCGGTGACCTCGCCCTATTCGTTCACCACCGATTACGCCTCGGACAGCTGGTCGCGCTATTCGGCGGACAAGACCAAGCTGCGCACCATCGATATTCAGCCCACGGTCGCCTTCGCGCCGACGCCGGGCCTGCGTATCGGCGTGGGGCTGAACGTCGAGCACGTGGACGCCACGCTGTCCAACTACCTGCCTAACCTGTCCTCCGCGCTGCCCGACGGCCACCAGTCGCTGGAAGGCAAGGGCTGGGATGTGGGCTGGTCGGCCGGTGTCCAGTACCAGACCGGCCCGCTGCAGATCGGCCTCGCCTACAAGTCCAGCATCGAGCACACGCTCAAAGGCTCCGTCACGATCGACGGGCTGCTGGGGCCGCTCGCCGCGCAGAACGGCACGATCAACGCCAAGGCCAAGTTCAGCACACCCTGGCAGGCAGTCGGCTCGATCCGCTATCGCGCCACCGAAGCGCTGACCCTCAACGCGCAGGTCGTGCGCTATGGCTGGAGCAAGTTCGACACCATCGATCTGGGCGCGCCGCTCAATACCTCGATCCCCGAAGACTACCGCAATTCGTGGTCCTATGCGGGCGGCATCGATTACCGCGTCAACCCGAAGTGGACCCTGCGTGCCGGTGTCCAGTACGCCAGCACGCCGACACGCAACACCGAGCGTGACGCCCGCGTGCCCGATTCGGATCGCTGGAACTTCTCGGCAGGCACCAGCTACCAGATGAGCAAGAGCATCGCGATCGACGCAGCCGCCTCGTACATCGCCTTCAAGGACGCGCCGATCAACCGCACGACAGCAGCCTATGCCGGAACCGTGGTGCAGACGCCGATCCTCGTCGACGGCGAATTGCAGGACGCATCCGCCTGGGTGCTCTCGCTCGGCGCGCGGGTGGCGTTCTGA
- a CDS encoding NAD-dependent deacylase, with protein sequence MAAHRNILILTGAGISAESGIDTFRGGGGLWEQHRVEDVATPEAFARDPDLVLRFYDMRRAAIQTREPNPAHAALARLEQLWPGEVTVVTQNVDDLHERAGSHNVMHMHGEHLSAWCTACGERMGWTGPLLDRPPCPSCDEPSLRPDIVWFGEIPYRMEEIHAALDRADLFVSIGTSGAVYPAAGFVRLAREIGAETLEINLEPSQGTHWFDEARHGPAGRQVPAWVEELLAGL encoded by the coding sequence ATGGCAGCACACCGCAACATCCTGATCCTGACCGGCGCAGGGATCTCCGCCGAAAGCGGCATCGACACCTTCCGCGGGGGAGGTGGCCTATGGGAGCAGCACCGCGTCGAGGACGTGGCGACGCCCGAGGCCTTCGCGCGCGATCCCGATCTGGTGCTGCGCTTCTACGACATGCGCCGTGCCGCGATCCAGACCAGGGAACCCAACCCCGCGCATGCCGCGCTCGCCCGGCTGGAGCAGCTGTGGCCGGGCGAAGTGACGGTGGTGACGCAGAACGTCGACGATCTGCATGAGCGCGCCGGATCGCACAACGTGATGCACATGCACGGCGAGCATCTTTCGGCCTGGTGTACGGCCTGCGGCGAGCGGATGGGGTGGACCGGGCCATTGCTCGACCGTCCGCCGTGCCCCTCGTGCGACGAACCGTCGCTGCGCCCGGACATCGTGTGGTTCGGCGAGATTCCCTATCGCATGGAGGAAATCCACGCCGCGCTCGACCGGGCGGACCTGTTCGTCTCGATCGGCACGTCGGGCGCGGTCTATCCGGCGGCAGGCTTCGTGCGTCTGGCGCGCGAGATCGGCGCCGAAACGCTGGAGATCAATCTGGAGCCCTCGCAAGGCACCCACTGGTTCGACGAGGCCCGCCACGGCCCGGCGGGCAGGCAAGTGCCTGCATGGGTGGAGGAACTGCTGGCGGGGCTTTAG
- a CDS encoding 3-hydroxyacyl-CoA dehydrogenase/enoyl-CoA hydratase family protein, whose amino-acid sequence MTQKIQKVCVIGAGTMGAGIAAQVANAGVPVLLLDIVRDPANRNAVAEGAVAKMLKTEPAPFMSKAAAKLVEVGNIEDDLGKIAECDWVIEAVLERLDVKQDLYAKLEAVKRPGTAVSSNTSTIPLGKLVEGRSEAFRRDFLITHFFNPPRYMRLMEIVTGPDTDTALAEAVERFADISLGKTVVHAKDTPGFIANRIGTLWIQLGLNAAFDLGLSVEEADAIAGKPMGVPKTGIFGLVDLVGIDLMPHLQASLTSTLPADDPYQKIARSIPLVETMIAEGYTGRKGKGGFYRLGENRRREAIDLASGEYREKVSARAPSGPAGKGDLKALVEAKGKAGDYAWAILGGTLGYAASLVPSAASDVVAVDDAMKLGYNWKAGPFEMIDRIGAKYLAERLAAEGKPVPELLTLAGDRTFYRIENGKRQSLGLDGEYHDIVRPEGVLRLEDVKLGSKPVLKNASAALWDVGDGVACLEFTGKMNALDGEVMKLIAEALPLVAKQFKALVIYNDGAHFSAGANLGLALFALNIAAYGEIEKLVGGGQMAIKGLKYAPFPVVGAPAGMALGGGCEVLLHCDAIQAHAELYVGLVECGVGLIPGWGGNGEMLERWRNAKGMPKGPMPPVAKVFEMVSTATVSKSAANARELQILREGDGVTMNRDRLLYDAKQKALSLVDGYSAPAHPEFRLPGASGRAALSLAAEGFHKQGKATDYDMVVSDALAGVLTGGEADVVDVVGEQDLLRLEREAFMKRVRDNRTVARIETMLATGKPLRN is encoded by the coding sequence ATGACCCAGAAAATTCAAAAAGTCTGCGTAATCGGTGCAGGCACCATGGGCGCAGGCATCGCCGCACAGGTCGCCAATGCAGGTGTGCCGGTGCTGCTGCTCGACATCGTGCGTGATCCAGCCAACCGCAACGCCGTGGCAGAAGGCGCGGTGGCGAAGATGCTCAAGACCGAGCCCGCCCCGTTCATGAGCAAGGCTGCGGCCAAGCTGGTCGAAGTCGGCAATATCGAGGACGATCTCGGCAAGATTGCCGAGTGCGACTGGGTGATCGAGGCCGTGCTCGAACGGCTCGACGTGAAGCAGGACCTCTATGCGAAGCTGGAGGCGGTGAAGCGCCCCGGCACGGCGGTTTCATCGAACACCTCGACGATCCCGCTCGGAAAGCTGGTGGAAGGGCGCAGCGAGGCTTTTCGACGCGATTTCCTGATTACCCACTTCTTCAATCCGCCGCGCTACATGCGGCTGATGGAGATCGTCACCGGCCCGGACACCGATACCGCGCTGGCCGAAGCGGTCGAGCGCTTCGCTGACATTTCGCTCGGCAAGACGGTGGTCCATGCCAAGGATACGCCGGGTTTCATCGCCAATCGTATCGGCACGCTGTGGATTCAATTGGGCCTCAACGCGGCGTTCGATCTGGGGCTGTCGGTTGAGGAAGCCGATGCCATCGCGGGCAAGCCCATGGGCGTGCCCAAGACCGGCATCTTCGGTCTCGTCGATCTGGTCGGCATCGATCTGATGCCGCACTTGCAGGCGAGCCTGACCTCGACGCTGCCGGCCGACGATCCCTATCAGAAGATTGCGCGTAGCATTCCGCTGGTCGAGACAATGATTGCGGAGGGCTACACCGGCCGCAAGGGCAAGGGCGGGTTCTATCGTCTGGGCGAGAACCGCCGCCGCGAGGCGATCGATCTTGCCTCCGGCGAATACCGCGAGAAGGTTTCGGCACGCGCGCCGTCCGGTCCGGCAGGGAAGGGCGATCTGAAGGCTCTGGTCGAGGCGAAGGGCAAGGCGGGCGACTATGCCTGGGCCATCCTGGGCGGGACGCTCGGCTATGCGGCCAGCCTCGTGCCTTCTGCCGCCAGCGATGTGGTCGCGGTCGATGACGCGATGAAGCTGGGCTACAACTGGAAGGCCGGCCCGTTCGAGATGATCGACCGGATCGGCGCGAAGTATCTGGCCGAGCGCCTTGCCGCCGAAGGCAAGCCGGTGCCGGAACTTCTCACGCTGGCAGGCGATCGCACGTTCTATCGGATAGAGAACGGCAAGCGCCAGTCCCTCGGCCTCGATGGCGAGTACCACGATATCGTCCGCCCCGAAGGCGTGCTGCGTCTGGAGGACGTGAAGCTGGGCAGCAAGCCGGTGCTGAAGAATGCCTCCGCCGCGCTGTGGGACGTGGGTGATGGCGTCGCCTGCCTCGAATTCACCGGCAAGATGAATGCGCTCGACGGCGAGGTCATGAAGCTGATCGCCGAGGCGCTGCCGCTGGTCGCCAAGCAGTTCAAGGCGCTGGTGATCTACAACGACGGCGCGCATTTCTCGGCAGGCGCGAACCTTGGCCTTGCGCTCTTCGCGCTGAACATTGCGGCCTATGGCGAGATCGAGAAGCTGGTCGGTGGCGGGCAGATGGCCATCAAGGGGCTGAAGTATGCGCCGTTCCCCGTGGTGGGCGCGCCTGCGGGCATGGCGCTGGGCGGCGGCTGCGAAGTGCTGCTCCACTGCGATGCCATTCAGGCGCATGCCGAACTCTATGTCGGTCTGGTCGAATGCGGTGTGGGGCTGATCCCCGGCTGGGGCGGTAATGGCGAGATGCTGGAGCGCTGGCGCAATGCGAAGGGCATGCCCAAGGGGCCGATGCCGCCGGTTGCGAAGGTGTTCGAGATGGTCTCGACCGCGACGGTCTCCAAGTCCGCCGCCAATGCCCGCGAGTTGCAGATCCTGCGCGAGGGCGACGGCGTGACGATGAACCGCGATCGCCTGCTGTACGATGCCAAGCAGAAAGCGCTCTCGCTGGTCGATGGCTATAGCGCGCCTGCTCACCCCGAGTTCCGCCTGCCCGGCGCGAGTGGCCGCGCGGCGCTGTCGCTGGCCGCAGAGGGTTTCCACAAGCAGGGCAAGGCGACCGATTACGACATGGTCGTCTCCGACGCGCTGGCAGGCGTGCTGACCGGCGGCGAGGCCGATGTGGTCGATGTGGTGGGCGAGCAGGATCTGCTGCGGCTGGAGCGCGAGGCCTTCATGAAGCGGGTGCGCGACAATCGCACGGTGGCCCGGATCGAGACGATGCTCGCAACCGGCAAGCCGCTGCGTAATTGA
- the dapB gene encoding 4-hydroxy-tetrahydrodipicolinate reductase, with protein sequence MARFGILGSKGRMGQAIELALADVGEDFAGGAGRGDDVTVLAKASDLLIDFSSPEALEANLDAAMAAGVPILIGTTGLEERHHWLIDQAAQEIPVLQTGNTSLGVTLLAHLVREAAARLGEDWDIEIVESHHRMKVDAPSGTALLLGEAAAKGRAVSLADASVRGRDGITGKREAGTIGFAALRGGTVAGDHTVHFLGDNERLALSHMAENRSIFAKGAVRGGQWLLGKAPGRYTMPEVLGL encoded by the coding sequence GTGGCACGATTCGGAATACTGGGCAGCAAGGGGCGCATGGGACAGGCGATCGAACTCGCACTGGCAGATGTGGGCGAGGACTTCGCAGGCGGCGCCGGGCGGGGCGACGATGTGACGGTGCTCGCAAAAGCCTCGGATTTGCTGATCGACTTCTCCAGCCCCGAAGCGCTCGAAGCCAATCTCGATGCCGCGATGGCTGCGGGCGTGCCGATCCTCATCGGCACCACCGGCCTTGAGGAACGCCACCACTGGCTGATCGATCAGGCCGCGCAGGAAATTCCCGTGCTCCAGACCGGCAACACCTCGCTCGGCGTCACCCTGCTGGCGCATCTGGTGCGCGAGGCCGCCGCGCGGCTGGGCGAGGACTGGGATATCGAGATCGTCGAGAGCCACCACCGCATGAAGGTGGACGCGCCCTCCGGCACCGCGCTGCTGCTGGGCGAGGCCGCCGCCAAGGGCCGCGCCGTTTCGCTGGCGGATGCCTCGGTGCGCGGGCGGGACGGTATCACCGGCAAGCGCGAGGCGGGCACCATCGGCTTCGCGGCGCTGCGCGGCGGCACCGTGGCGGGCGATCACACCGTGCATTTCCTCGGCGATAACGAGCGCCTTGCCCTCTCGCACATGGCCGAGAACCGCTCGATCTTCGCAAAGGGTGCGGTTCGCGGGGGCCAGTGGCTGCTGGGCAAGGCGCCCGGTCGCTACACCATGCCCGAGGTCTTGGGGCTTTGA
- the nth gene encoding endonuclease III — translation MKKAEIFEFFRRLAELNPSPETELEFGNTYQLLVAVTLSAQATDVGVNKATRALFREVKTPQQMVDLGEEGLKEHIKTIGLFNTKARNVIALSQILVDRYGGEVPEDRDAMVGLPGVGRKTANVVMNCAFGAETFAVDTHIFRVGNRTGLAKGKNVLEVEKKLEKNVPQPFRVGAHHWLILHGRYICKARKPECWRCPVDDLCSFKPKSEAPKVRAAAA, via the coding sequence TTGAAGAAGGCCGAGATCTTCGAATTCTTCCGCCGCCTCGCCGAGCTTAACCCCTCGCCCGAGACCGAGCTGGAATTCGGCAACACCTACCAGTTGCTGGTCGCCGTCACGCTCTCTGCGCAGGCGACCGACGTGGGCGTCAACAAGGCCACCCGTGCACTGTTTCGCGAGGTGAAGACGCCGCAGCAGATGGTCGATCTGGGCGAAGAGGGCCTCAAAGAGCACATCAAGACGATCGGCCTGTTCAACACCAAGGCCAGGAACGTCATCGCGCTCTCACAGATCCTCGTCGATCGCTACGGCGGCGAAGTGCCCGAGGACCGCGATGCCATGGTCGGCCTGCCCGGCGTCGGGCGCAAGACCGCCAACGTGGTGATGAACTGCGCCTTCGGGGCTGAGACCTTCGCGGTCGACACCCATATCTTCCGCGTCGGCAACCGCACCGGCCTCGCGAAGGGCAAGAACGTGCTGGAGGTCGAGAAGAAGCTGGAAAAGAACGTGCCCCAGCCCTTCCGGGTCGGCGCACACCACTGGCTGATTCTCCACGGTCGCTACATCTGCAAGGCGCGAAAGCCCGAATGCTGGCGCTGCCCGGTGGACGACCTGTGCAGCTTCAAGCCCAAGAGCGAAGCGCCGAAGGTGCGGGCTGCGGCAGCTTGA
- a CDS encoding thiolase family protein, which yields MKSVVIAGYVRSPFHLANKGALARTRPDDLAAQVVRGLIAKTGVAAQDIEDLVVGCAFPEGEQGFNVARLIGLLADLPISVGGMTVNRFCGSSMSAIHYALGQIQIGAGDVFVCAGVESMSRVPMMGFNPMPNPELAKRSAAYMSMGETAENVAEKYRIARTEQEAFAVESQKRAGAARSEGRLVDEIVSIETKAGTVTEDGTIRPETTAEALAGLKPAFDAKGSVTAGTSSPLTDGASAVLVTSEDYARAHGLPILARIKSVAVSGCAPETMGLGPILSSRKALERAGISAADLDVVELNEAFASQALACLRDLELDPAKVNIDGGAIAIGHPLGATGARIVGKAASLLKRQGGKYALASQCIGGGQGIATVLEAAE from the coding sequence ATGAAATCTGTCGTGATCGCGGGCTATGTCCGCTCGCCGTTCCACCTTGCCAACAAGGGCGCGCTGGCCCGCACCCGGCCTGACGATCTGGCCGCGCAAGTGGTGCGCGGGCTGATCGCGAAGACCGGCGTCGCCGCGCAGGATATCGAGGATCTGGTGGTCGGCTGCGCTTTCCCCGAAGGCGAGCAGGGCTTCAACGTCGCGCGGCTGATCGGCCTGCTGGCGGACCTGCCGATCTCTGTGGGCGGGATGACCGTCAACCGTTTCTGCGGCTCGTCGATGAGCGCGATCCATTATGCCTTAGGCCAGATCCAGATCGGCGCGGGCGACGTGTTCGTCTGCGCGGGCGTCGAATCGATGAGCCGGGTGCCGATGATGGGCTTCAACCCGATGCCCAACCCCGAACTTGCCAAGCGCAGCGCCGCCTACATGTCGATGGGCGAGACGGCGGAGAACGTCGCCGAAAAGTACCGGATCGCGCGCACCGAGCAGGAAGCCTTTGCGGTGGAAAGCCAGAAGCGTGCCGGGGCCGCCCGTAGCGAGGGCAGGCTGGTGGACGAGATCGTGTCGATCGAGACCAAGGCCGGGACAGTGACCGAGGACGGCACCATCCGCCCCGAAACCACGGCGGAAGCTCTCGCCGGACTGAAACCCGCGTTCGATGCCAAGGGTTCGGTGACGGCGGGCACCTCCTCGCCGCTGACCGACGGCGCCAGTGCTGTGCTCGTCACCAGCGAGGACTATGCGCGCGCCCACGGCCTGCCGATCCTCGCCCGGATCAAGTCTGTGGCAGTTTCCGGCTGCGCGCCCGAGACGATGGGGCTCGGCCCGATCCTCTCCAGCCGCAAGGCACTGGAACGCGCCGGGATTTCTGCCGCCGATCTCGATGTGGTGGAACTGAACGAGGCCTTCGCCAGCCAGGCGCTCGCGTGTCTGCGCGATCTCGAACTCGATCCCGCCAAGGTGAACATCGATGGCGGCGCCATCGCCATTGGCCATCCGCTGGGCGCCACGGGCGCGCGTATCGTCGGCAAGGCGGCGTCGCTGCTCAAGCGGCAGGGCGGCAAGTACGCGCTCGCCAGCCAGTGCATCGGCGGCGGGCAGGGCATCGCTACCGTTCTGGAGGCAGCGGAATGA
- a CDS encoding DUF2147 domain-containing protein, translating to MLTAGLSVPASAASPDSVLGTWRTPTKHGQVEIVKCGASICGRLMESDGLKANPDLRDVNNKDQTKRGRAIKGLQILGGGFTSKGNVWSGGTIYNPEDGGTYKATITPDGADTLKLKGCIVWPLCKTQTWTRIR from the coding sequence ATGCTGACAGCAGGGCTAAGCGTACCTGCTTCCGCAGCCAGCCCCGACTCGGTGCTCGGAACATGGCGCACCCCCACCAAGCACGGGCAGGTCGAGATCGTGAAATGCGGCGCCTCGATCTGCGGTCGGCTGATGGAGTCCGATGGCCTGAAGGCCAACCCGGACCTGCGCGACGTCAACAACAAGGACCAGACCAAGCGTGGCCGTGCGATCAAGGGCCTGCAGATTCTCGGCGGCGGTTTCACGTCGAAGGGGAACGTCTGGAGCGGCGGCACGATCTACAATCCCGAGGATGGCGGCACCTACAAGGCAACGATCACGCCTGACGGAGCCGACACGCTCAAGCTCAAGGGCTGCATCGTCTGGCCCTTGTGCAAGACCCAGACCTGGACGCGGATACGCTGA
- a CDS encoding acyl-CoA thioesterase — MTDTDILRARPADLAAFLEVEPIDTDLFRAPALPGPAARIFGGQVVAQALAAAGHDLDGSRPAHSLHAYFLRAGDTARPVIFRVLRDMDGGSFTHRRVVATQGGVPILNLAASFHRSEPGFAHQLDTPRVPSPEKCPSLAEALAAVGRSMPASLVDRLAAFEMRPCPPCEPVGGIPAQRTWLRLASPLGASPAMARVLLAYASDFALLGTSVLPHGVTLFTPDMQFASLDHAVWFHETPPLDDWVLYAMESPQAGHARGFTRGSVFTREGQLIASVTQEGLIRRKTRG; from the coding sequence ATGACCGATACCGACATCCTGCGCGCCCGTCCGGCGGACCTTGCCGCGTTCCTGGAAGTCGAGCCGATCGACACCGACCTGTTCCGCGCGCCCGCGCTACCCGGCCCTGCCGCCCGCATCTTCGGCGGTCAGGTCGTGGCACAGGCGCTTGCCGCAGCGGGGCACGATCTCGACGGCTCGCGCCCGGCGCATTCGCTCCACGCCTATTTCCTGCGCGCAGGCGACACCGCCCGCCCGGTGATCTTCCGCGTGCTGCGCGACATGGACGGTGGCAGTTTCACCCATCGCCGGGTGGTCGCAACGCAGGGCGGGGTGCCGATCCTGAACCTTGCCGCCTCGTTCCATCGGTCCGAACCCGGCTTCGCGCATCAGCTTGACACGCCGCGCGTACCGTCGCCCGAAAAGTGCCCTTCGCTCGCGGAGGCGCTGGCTGCCGTGGGGCGCTCAATGCCTGCCAGTCTCGTCGATCGCCTCGCCGCCTTCGAGATGCGCCCCTGCCCTCCGTGCGAGCCGGTCGGCGGCATTCCCGCCCAACGCACCTGGCTGCGCCTCGCCTCGCCGCTTGGCGCCTCCCCCGCCATGGCGCGGGTCCTGCTGGCCTATGCCAGCGACTTTGCACTGCTGGGCACGTCCGTGCTGCCGCATGGCGTCACCCTGTTCACGCCCGACATGCAGTTCGCCAGCCTCGATCACGCAGTGTGGTTCCACGAGACGCCCCCGCTCGACGACTGGGTGCTCTACGCGATGGAAAGCCCGCAGGCCGGACACGCCCGCGGCTTCACCCGCGGCTCGGTTTTCACCCGCGAAGGCCAGCTGATCGCCAGCGTGACGCAGGAAGGCCTGATCCGTCGCAAGACGCGGGGCTAG
- a CDS encoding MerR family transcriptional regulator, which produces MFGIQEAAVQLGVTMRTLRFYEDKGLIAPQRAGTTRIYSRREIGRMQLILRGKRLGFSIREIKEFLDLYDVDPEHQEQVRALLSRVSQRMDELRRQKHALEQTLEELALIEQQARDWLGDQPEGKKA; this is translated from the coding sequence ATGTTCGGGATTCAGGAAGCCGCCGTGCAGTTGGGCGTCACCATGCGCACCTTGCGCTTCTACGAGGACAAGGGCCTGATCGCCCCGCAACGGGCCGGGACCACGCGCATCTATTCCCGGCGCGAGATCGGCCGGATGCAGCTGATCCTGCGCGGCAAGCGGCTGGGCTTCTCGATCCGCGAGATCAAGGAATTCCTCGACCTTTACGACGTCGATCCCGAGCATCAGGAGCAGGTGCGCGCGCTGCTGTCCCGCGTCAGCCAGCGCATGGACGAACTGCGCCGCCAGAAGCACGCGCTGGAACAGACGCTGGAGGAACTCGCGCTGATCGAGCAGCAGGCGCGTGACTGGCTGGGCGATCAGCCGGAGGGCAAGAAGGCATGA
- a CDS encoding long-chain-fatty-acid--CoA ligase has product MGAAVTIEGLSPNPFAGEEMPPIAPRLLTDLLDHAVEFHGAWPAVDFMGRRWSYAEIGDLAHRAARGLQDLGVTKGTRVGLCLPNTPWYVICYFAVLRVGGVVVNLNPLYTAREMEQLVTDSQASVVITTDLALSLPKLTPLVGKGSFHRVIVCPFADALPRVKATAFRLFKRADIATVPHDLRYVMFDDLIARHDDPDPVDLTPDDLAVLQYTGGTTGIPKGAMLSHANLAANSAQMIAHVGHMPEKQERTLGVLPMFHVFALTTVLNYSVDTAAEMVLLPRFEMRSFLATARRTRPTQFFGVPTLYAALNHQPLAGAFDDVRVCISGGAPLPLEVRRAFEEKTGVRVVEGYGLSEASPIITCNPLEGTVKDNSCGPAFPGTVIEIRDPENMDRLMPPGEKGEVCARGPQVMSGYWNRPEDTAQVFAAGALRTGDIGYLDEDGYLFLVDRIKDLILCGGYNVYPRVIEDALYEHPMVAEAVVIGIPHPYRGQTPKAFVALHPGDLLEENELLDFLRDRLNKIEMPSAIEFRDSLPKTMVGKLSKKELVAEEAARRAAGNDA; this is encoded by the coding sequence ATGGGGGCCGCGGTGACGATCGAGGGCCTGTCGCCCAACCCGTTTGCCGGCGAGGAGATGCCGCCGATCGCACCGCGGCTGCTCACCGACCTGCTCGACCACGCCGTGGAATTCCACGGCGCCTGGCCGGCGGTCGACTTCATGGGCCGACGCTGGAGCTATGCCGAAATCGGCGACCTCGCCCACCGCGCCGCACGCGGCCTTCAGGATCTGGGCGTGACCAAGGGCACCCGCGTCGGCCTGTGCCTGCCCAACACGCCGTGGTACGTGATCTGCTACTTCGCGGTCCTGCGGGTTGGCGGCGTGGTGGTGAACCTCAACCCGCTCTACACCGCGCGTGAGATGGAGCAACTCGTCACGGATTCGCAGGCGAGCGTGGTGATCACCACCGATCTGGCACTTTCGTTGCCCAAACTGACGCCGCTGGTCGGCAAGGGCAGCTTCCATCGGGTAATCGTGTGCCCCTTCGCCGATGCCCTGCCCCGCGTAAAGGCCACTGCCTTCCGCCTGTTCAAGCGCGCCGATATCGCCACCGTCCCACATGATCTGCGCTATGTGATGTTCGACGATCTGATCGCCCGGCATGACGATCCCGATCCGGTCGATCTGACGCCCGACGATCTGGCGGTGCTGCAATATACCGGCGGCACCACCGGTATTCCCAAGGGCGCGATGCTGAGCCATGCGAACCTGGCCGCCAATTCGGCGCAGATGATCGCGCACGTCGGCCACATGCCCGAAAAACAGGAGCGCACGCTGGGCGTGCTGCCGATGTTCCACGTCTTCGCGCTGACAACCGTGCTCAACTATTCGGTCGATACGGCTGCCGAAATGGTGCTGCTGCCCCGCTTCGAGATGCGCTCGTTCCTGGCGACCGCGCGCCGTACCCGGCCCACGCAGTTCTTCGGCGTGCCCACGCTCTATGCCGCGCTGAACCACCAGCCGCTGGCAGGCGCCTTCGACGATGTGCGCGTGTGCATTTCGGGCGGCGCCCCCCTGCCGCTGGAAGTGCGCCGCGCCTTCGAGGAGAAGACCGGCGTGCGCGTGGTCGAAGGATACGGCCTGTCCGAAGCCTCGCCGATCATCACCTGCAATCCGCTGGAGGGCACGGTCAAGGACAACTCCTGCGGCCCCGCCTTCCCCGGCACCGTGATCGAGATCCGCGACCCGGAGAACATGGACCGCCTGATGCCGCCGGGCGAGAAGGGCGAGGTCTGCGCGCGCGGCCCGCAGGTCATGTCCGGCTACTGGAACCGGCCCGAGGATACCGCGCAGGTCTTTGCTGCAGGTGCGCTTCGCACAGGCGATATTGGCTATCTGGACGAAGACGGGTATCTTTTCCTCGTCGATCGCATCAAGGACCTGATCCTGTGCGGCGGCTATAACGTATATCCCCGCGTGATCGAGGACGCGCTCTATGAACATCCGATGGTGGCCGAAGCCGTGGTGATCGGCATTCCGCACCCCTATCGCGGCCAGACGCCCAAGGCCTTTGTTGCACTGCACCCCGGCGATCTGCTGGAGGAGAACGAGCTGCTCGATTTCCTGCGTGACCGTCTGAACAAGATCGAGATGCCGTCTGCCATCGAATTCCGCGACAGCCTGCCCAAGACCATGGTCGGCAAGCTTTCGAAGAAGGAACTGGTCGCCGAAGAGGCCGCGCGGCGCGCCGCCGGCAACGACGCATGA